The Astyanax mexicanus isolate ESR-SI-001 chromosome 24, AstMex3_surface, whole genome shotgun sequence genome has a segment encoding these proteins:
- the LOC111195459 gene encoding uncharacterized protein C3orf62, which produces MPTQLRQYIQGLSAARDHEYCSPASHNTSEPVIYVSPQYIIGHTEILHDCGLCPVYHNVMFRHSERPDCRPACLGSKKKSEGAVPQNCDGLLEASSLQTLEELLAKLEFENELNRVCGNLRVSTNTQSSPLPSDRGSYSTESADSGVEEGEDSEEDTDGEEDVLTGLLDMVLEMEQDYDLYF; this is translated from the exons ATGCCAACCCAGCTAAGACAGTATATACAAGGCCTTTCAGCAGCCCGGGATCATGAGTACTGCTCACCTGCTTCACACAACACCTCAGAACCTGTTATTTATGTCTCGCCTCAATACATTATTGGCCACACTGAGATCCTTCATGACTGCGGCCTCTGCCCAGTGTACCATAATGTGATGTTTAGACACTCAGAGAGGCCTGATTGCAGGCCTGCATG CCTGGGATCCAAAAAGAAGTCTGAAGGTGCCGTGCCACAGAACTGCGATGGATTGCTTG AGGCCTCCAGCCTGCAGACTCTGGAGGAGCTACTAGCAAAGCTGGAGTTTGAGAATGAGCTCAACCGGGTGTGTGGTAACCTCAGGGTGAGCACGAACACACAGTCATCACCACTACCATCAGACAGAGGGAGTTACAGTACTGAAAGTGCAGACAGTGGCGTGGAGGAAGGTGAAGACAGTGAAGAGGACACTGATGGTGAGGAAGATGTGCTCACAGGCCTGCTGGACATGGTCCTGGAGATGGAGCAGGACTATGACCTCTACTTCTAG
- the brk1 gene encoding probable protein BRICK1, with product MAGQEDPVQREIHQDWANREYIEVITSSIKKIADFLNSFDMSCRSRLATLNEKLTALERRIEYIEARVTKGETLT from the exons ATGGCCGGACAGGAGGATCCAGTGCAGAGAGAAATCCACCAGGACTGGGCAAATCGCGAGTATATCGAAGTGATTACCAGCAGCATCAAGAAAATAGCCGATTTCCTCAATTCCTTCG ATATGTCGTGCAGGTCCCGCCTAGCCACCCTGAATGAGAAGCTGACTGCCCTGGAGAGGAGGATTGAGTACATTGAAGCCAGA GTTACGAAAGGGGAAACACTGACCTAA
- the gpx1a gene encoding glutathione peroxidase 1a has product MAAGMKKFYDLSAKLLSGDLLNFSSLKGKVVLIENVASLUGTTVRDYTQMNELHANYSDKGLVILGVPCNQFGHQENGKNEEILNCLKYVRPGNGFEPRFQLLEKVEVNGTNAHPLFEFLKEKLPFPSDNSMALMTDPKFIIWSPVCRNDVSWNFEKFLIGPDGEPFKRYSRNFLTSDIEADIKELLKKVK; this is encoded by the exons atgGCCGCGGGTATGAAGAAGTTCTACGACCTGTCCGCTAAACTCCTCTCCGGAGATCTGCTGAACTTCTCCTCTCTGAAGGGGAAAGTAGTGCTGATAGAGAATGTAGCGTCTCTCTGAGGCACGACGGTCAGGGACTACACTCAGATGAACGAGCTCCACGCCAACTACTCGGACAAGGGGCTCGTGATCCTGGGAGTGCCCTGCAACCAGTTCGGCCACCAG GAGAATGGCAAGAACGAAGAAATCCTCAATTGCCTGAAGTACGTCCGTCCAGGGAACGGCTTCGAGCCTCGCTTCCAGCTGCTGGAGAAGGTCGAAGTAAATGGTACCAATGCCCATCCCCTGTTCGAGTTCCTGAAGGAGAAGCTGCCCTTTCCCAGTGACAACTCCATGGCCTTGATGACAGACCCCAAGTTCATCATCTGGAGCCCGGTTTGCAGGAATGACGTCTCGTGGAATTTTGAGAAGTTTCTGATTGGTCCAGACGGAGAGCCGTTTAAACGCTACAGCAGGAACTTCTTGACCAGTGACATCGAGGCCGACATCAAGGAGCTCCTCAAGAAGGTCAAGTAA